The following are from one region of the Petrotoga mobilis SJ95 genome:
- a CDS encoding endo-1,4-beta-xylanase, with product MKDLLFVASLLGIGLLAAILLGGSSETNSLNGFINPGDYEMVLNFEEPVQIEKVGEAVSITVVDEFSYEAQKSLKIENRTSGWEGAEIDLTKDWQIFNSANFQITTRIYQTSPDPQLFRIVAYIKDSKGERFETIAEKVVMPNYWKEINEEFKFSFNEPVEKFSLRIVTPLESNFTYYIDNFQILGTNKVERAGVISKTSFEDEQHSWEPRGDEVSISLSNEVSYSGKYSLAVEGRKSNWNGAQINLAKTLKPGTSYDFEIYVYQDTGEDQLITLTMQRKYASDANTNYDTILWQKKVPSDTWTQLTGSYTVKSGAVVEELIFYIESPNPTLSFYLDDFSIIDKSIPLYEPEWEIMALKDKYKDNFDIGVAIPYKVLVNPLEMKMVEKHFNSITAENEMKPESILMELGSYDFSVADEYIEYAKEKGIKVRGHTLVWHNQTPEWFFKDEDGNLISKDELLSRMETYIHDVVGHFKGEVYAWDVVNEAIDPNQPDGYRRSLWYEIMGPEYIEYAFKFAHEADPNAKLFYNDYNTYEPEKRDYIYNMVKELKAKGVPIDGIGMQMHIGIGTDLRQVEEAIKLFSSIPGIEIQITEIDMSIYTDQGSNYMSPPYEALVEQGYKYQELFDILKKYDDVITSVTFWGLKDDYSWKNQTRNDWPLLFDKDYQSKYAYWGIVEPAVLPIVPKSNAISQGTAIPYGMLDDDYLFSKPIFINDENGKEKLNARIIWDENKLFIYGEVFNETSDEEDGVAIFIDPSNAKTPYLQEDDRWVIIHPDWTVEKNKEDVEVEYFVSPGYKKYSFECSINLPKKLEKEQKIGFDIAVIDGENIYSWSDNTNQQKSQTINYGVLTLEGASVGTAKYGTPVIDAEIDEVWSQNEEYITETIVSSSSNNAKASFRVLWDENALYVLAIVEDPVLNKENTNAWEQDSLEIFIDENNNKTGFYENDDAQYRVNYVNTPSFGTGGSAANFKTATKIVENGYIVEAAISWKFISPSGGEVVGFDVQVNDAGATGSRVGITTWNDPTGNNYQSTVNFGNIILEK from the coding sequence GAGACAAATAGTCTAAATGGATTTATAAATCCAGGAGATTATGAGATGGTTTTGAACTTCGAAGAACCGGTTCAAATTGAAAAAGTTGGAGAAGCAGTTTCGATTACAGTAGTAGATGAATTTTCCTACGAAGCTCAAAAATCCTTAAAGATAGAGAATAGAACCTCAGGATGGGAAGGAGCAGAAATTGATCTAACAAAAGATTGGCAAATTTTTAATTCAGCTAATTTCCAAATTACTACTCGTATTTATCAAACTTCTCCTGATCCTCAATTATTTAGGATAGTAGCCTATATAAAAGATAGTAAAGGGGAGCGCTTTGAAACAATCGCAGAGAAGGTTGTGATGCCAAATTATTGGAAGGAGATAAATGAAGAGTTCAAATTTAGTTTTAATGAACCTGTTGAAAAATTTTCCCTGAGAATAGTAACTCCTTTGGAAAGTAACTTCACATACTATATAGACAACTTTCAGATTCTGGGAACTAACAAAGTTGAAAGAGCAGGAGTGATCTCTAAGACAAGTTTTGAAGACGAACAGCATAGTTGGGAACCAAGAGGAGATGAAGTCTCTATTTCGCTATCTAATGAAGTATCCTATAGTGGGAAATATTCTTTAGCTGTTGAGGGAAGAAAAAGCAATTGGAATGGCGCACAAATAAATCTTGCAAAAACCTTAAAACCTGGAACCAGTTATGATTTTGAAATATATGTATATCAAGATACGGGGGAAGATCAATTAATCACTCTCACAATGCAAAGAAAATACGCTTCTGACGCTAATACTAACTACGACACGATCTTATGGCAAAAAAAGGTTCCTTCGGATACATGGACACAATTGACAGGTTCTTATACCGTTAAATCTGGAGCAGTAGTGGAAGAGTTGATCTTTTATATTGAATCACCGAATCCTACGCTCTCATTTTATTTGGATGATTTTTCAATAATAGATAAATCGATTCCTCTCTATGAACCTGAATGGGAAATTATGGCTTTAAAAGATAAATATAAAGACAATTTTGATATAGGAGTTGCTATTCCTTACAAAGTTCTAGTTAATCCTCTTGAAATGAAGATGGTCGAAAAGCACTTTAACTCTATTACCGCTGAAAACGAAATGAAGCCAGAAAGTATTTTAATGGAGTTAGGAAGTTATGATTTTTCAGTTGCCGATGAGTATATTGAATATGCTAAAGAAAAAGGGATAAAAGTTCGCGGACATACTTTAGTCTGGCACAATCAAACACCTGAGTGGTTCTTTAAAGACGAAGATGGAAATTTAATTTCAAAGGACGAGCTTCTTTCAAGAATGGAAACTTATATACACGACGTTGTCGGACATTTCAAGGGAGAAGTATACGCGTGGGATGTTGTCAATGAAGCCATTGATCCCAATCAACCAGATGGTTATAGAAGGTCTCTTTGGTATGAAATCATGGGCCCAGAGTATATTGAGTATGCATTCAAATTCGCTCATGAAGCCGATCCAAACGCTAAGCTTTTCTATAACGATTACAATACTTACGAGCCAGAAAAGAGAGATTATATATACAACATGGTAAAGGAATTAAAAGCAAAAGGAGTTCCAATTGATGGGATTGGAATGCAAATGCATATTGGAATTGGAACGGATCTCAGACAGGTTGAAGAGGCTATTAAGTTATTTAGTTCTATTCCTGGTATAGAAATTCAAATAACTGAAATTGATATGAGTATTTATACAGATCAAGGATCCAATTACATGTCTCCACCATACGAAGCCTTAGTTGAGCAAGGGTACAAATACCAAGAACTTTTTGATATCCTCAAAAAATACGATGATGTTATAACCAGTGTAACTTTCTGGGGTCTTAAAGACGACTATTCTTGGAAAAATCAAACCAGAAATGATTGGCCGCTTTTGTTTGATAAAGATTATCAATCGAAATATGCATATTGGGGAATTGTAGAACCAGCTGTTTTGCCAATTGTTCCAAAATCCAATGCAATCTCTCAAGGTACCGCTATTCCATATGGTATGTTAGATGACGATTATTTGTTTTCAAAACCAATATTTATAAATGATGAAAATGGAAAAGAAAAACTTAATGCCAGAATAATATGGGATGAAAACAAATTGTTTATTTATGGTGAAGTCTTTAATGAAACAAGTGATGAAGAAGATGGAGTGGCGATATTCATTGATCCTAGTAATGCCAAGACACCTTACCTACAAGAAGATGATAGATGGGTAATCATTCATCCAGATTGGACTGTTGAGAAAAATAAAGAAGATGTGGAAGTTGAATATTTCGTTAGTCCAGGCTATAAAAAGTATTCTTTTGAATGTTCCATAAATCTTCCGAAAAAATTAGAAAAAGAGCAGAAAATTGGATTTGACATAGCAGTAATAGACGGAGAGAACATATATAGTTGGAGTGATAATACAAATCAACAGAAATCGCAAACAATAAATTATGGAGTATTAACCTTGGAAGGTGCATCCGTAGGAACAGCAAAATACGGTACACCGGTTATAGATGCAGAAATAGATGAGGTTTGGTCTCAAAACGAAGAATATATCACCGAAACTATTGTATCGAGTAGCTCAAATAACGCAAAAGCCAGCTTTCGAGTACTTTGGGATGAAAATGCTTTGTATGTATTGGCTATTGTTGAAGATCCGGTTCTTAATAAAGAAAATACAAACGCTTGGGAGCAGGATTCATTAGAAATATTCATAGATGAAAATAATAATAAAACAGGTTTTTACGAAAATGATGATGCACAGTACAGAGTCAATTACGTAAATACCCCTTCATTTGGTACGGGAGGCTCTGCAGCCAATTTTAAAACTGCTACAAAGATTGTAGAAAATGGTTATATAGTAGAAGCAGCAATTTCTTGGAAATTTATTTCCCCAAGTGGAGGAGAAGTCGTTGGATTTGATGTTCAAGTCAATGATGCAGGTGCAACTGGAAGTAGAGTAGGTATAACCACTTGGAATGACCCAACTGGGAATAATTATCAGAGCACTGTAAACTTTGGGAATATTATTTTAGAAAAATAA